The Bryobacteraceae bacterium genome includes a window with the following:
- a CDS encoding putrescine-binding periplasmic protein: protein MRRRALLFFPALSGLAGCLRPARQRLNVFQWSNYIAPETLPRFERETGIRVRLATYESNEEMLARVFSGNSGWDVAFPSNYFIGPMRELGLLAPLEHARLRRLGDLDPRFSRPSWDPGLEFCVPLYWGSSGILANPQSGPVPQRYADLWELRYARRITMLDDPAEVYGAALKKLGLPLNAHAPGELREAHAEARRQKPLLRAYLNAEARDLMVAGELAACQTWATTAQQAISAAPHLRFLYPEEGFALYADCGVVLRESKRKELAHLFLDYLLRADAAAEVASATFTATAVRTARERLPEEVLRMETLFPPDDVMARGEWFEPLPPGAQRLRDRLWTELKSS from the coding sequence ATGAGGAGGCGCGCGCTGCTCTTTTTCCCGGCGCTCAGCGGCCTGGCCGGCTGCCTGCGGCCGGCGCGGCAGCGGCTGAACGTGTTCCAGTGGTCGAACTACATCGCGCCGGAAACGCTGCCGCGGTTCGAGCGCGAAACGGGCATCCGGGTGCGGCTGGCCACCTACGAATCCAACGAAGAGATGCTGGCGCGCGTCTTCAGCGGCAACTCCGGCTGGGACGTTGCGTTTCCGTCGAATTACTTCATCGGACCGATGCGCGAGCTCGGACTGCTGGCGCCTCTGGAACACGCCCGGCTGAGGCGTCTGGGCGATCTGGATCCGCGCTTCTCCCGGCCCTCTTGGGATCCGGGCCTCGAGTTCTGCGTGCCGCTCTACTGGGGCTCGAGCGGCATTCTGGCCAATCCTCAGTCAGGCCCCGTGCCGCAGAGATACGCCGACCTGTGGGAGCTGCGCTATGCAAGGCGCATCACGATGCTCGATGATCCGGCGGAGGTCTACGGGGCGGCGCTGAAGAAGCTGGGCCTTCCGCTGAACGCGCACGCGCCCGGAGAACTGCGGGAGGCGCATGCGGAAGCGAGGCGTCAGAAGCCGCTTCTGCGCGCTTACCTCAACGCCGAGGCGCGGGATCTGATGGTGGCCGGCGAACTGGCGGCCTGCCAGACCTGGGCCACGACGGCGCAGCAGGCCATCAGCGCGGCGCCGCATCTGAGGTTCCTCTATCCGGAAGAGGGGTTCGCGCTGTACGCCGATTGCGGCGTAGTGTTGCGGGAATCAAAGCGCAAAGAGCTGGCGCATCTGTTCCTTGACTACCTGCTCCGCGCGGATGCGGCGGCGGAGGTCGCTTCGGCGACGTTCACGGCGACAGCGGTCCGCACGGCGCGTGAACGGCTCCCGGAAGAAGTTCTGAGGATGGAGACGCTGTTCCCGCCGGATGATGTCATGGCGCGGGGAGAATGGTTCGAGCCGCTGCCGCCCGGAGCGCAGAGGCTCCGCGACAGGCTGTGGACGGAACTGAAGTCTTCGTAG